Proteins encoded by one window of Glycine soja cultivar W05 chromosome 15, ASM419377v2, whole genome shotgun sequence:
- the LOC114388256 gene encoding E3 ubiquitin-protein ligase DIS1-like codes for MASSNLFFDDIRSKVDVDPPQNDESTDVGELVNDPAQTALKPNGTVSSSVRELLECPVCLNAMYPPIHQCSNGHTICSGCKPRVHNRCPTCRHELGNIRCLALEKVAASLELPCKYQGFGCIGIYPYYSKLKHESQCAHRPYNCPYAGSECSIMGDIPYLVAHLKDDHKVDMHNGSTFNHRYVKSNPQEVENATWMLTVFSCFGQYFCLHFEAFQLGMAPVYIAFLRFMGDDNEAKNYSYSLEVGGNGRKMIWQGVPRSIRDSHRKVRDSFDGLIIQRNMALFFSGGDRKELKLRVTGRIWKEQ; via the exons ATGGCATCAAGCAATCTATTCTTTGATGATATACGGAGCAAAGTTGATGTTGATCCTCCTCAAAATGATGAGTCAACAGATGTTGGTGAATTAGTAAATGATCCTGCACAAACTGCTCTTAAACCTAATGGGACTGTTTCAAGCAGTGTTCGTGAGCTTTTAGAGTGCCCTGTATGCCTGAATGCCATGTACCCTCCAATCCATCAG TGTTCAAATGGTCACACTATATGCTCAGGTTGCAAACCCAGGGTCCATAACCGGTGCCCTACTTGTAGGCATGAGCTTGGCAATATCAGATGCCTGGCACTGGAGAAAGTGGCTGCGTCTTTGGAACTTCCCTGTAAATATCAAGGTTTTGGGTGCATCGGTATATATCCATATTACAGCAAGCTAAAACATGAATCGCAATGTGCACATAGACCTTACAACTGTCCATATGCTGGTTCAGAATGCTCTATTATGGGTGATATACCCTACCTGGTGGCCCATCTGAAAGATGACCACAAAGTGGACATGCACAATGGTAGCACTTTTAACCATCGCTACGTCAAATCAAATCCACAAGAAGTTGAAAATGCCACATGGATGTTGACG GTCTTCAGCTGCTTTGGTCAGTATTTTTGTCTACATTTTGAAGCTTTTCAACTAGGAATGGCTCCTGTCTACATAGCCTTTTTGCGGTTTATGGGTGATGATAATGAGGCAAAGAATTATAGCTACAGTTTAGAGGTAGGTGGAAATGGGAGGAAGATGATTTGGCAGGGGGTGCCTAGAAGCATCAGGGACAGCCACCGCAAGGTTCGCGACAGTTTTGATGGTCTTATCATTCAGAGGAATATGGCCCTCTTTTTTTCCGGCGGTGACCGGAAGGAATTGAAGCTAAGGGTTACTGGTAGGATCTGGAAAGAACAGTGA